From Acetomicrobium thermoterrenum DSM 13490:
TCCATCATACGTCCTTTGAAATCCGCATTTATCGCTGAATTTACCGATTGTTCCATAGCATCGAGCATGTGCGACATATTTGTGTATATGAGATCCTCGCTCTTTCCGCTTTCACGACTTTCCAGTTCCACTACGGCTTCGTGGAATTCAAGGTCGACTTCACAAAGTTTCAGTATCTCTTCGAAAGACCTCATCTGACATCACTCTCCGGAGAGGGGATAAAGATCACGCGCATCAAGGCCGAATGGGAATTTAAGATCTCATCTTTCGTGTTCTCTTTCAATTCGCCGTCAATTTCTATTACCATTGCAGCCTTGCCTCCGCGCCCCTGTCGATGCAACCGCATTGTAGCTATATTAAGGCCCTTTTCTGCCATTACGCCTGCAACGGCAGCAACTACTCCCGGCTGATCTCTATGAAAGGTTATTATAGCAGCCAAATCTCCACTTAAGGAGATGGAAAAGCCATCTATCTCCTGAAGCTCTATCACGCCACCGCCCAGGGAAGCTCCCACCAATTCCATTGCCCTGTCTTCTTTATATATGACGAACCTTACAGAATTGGGATGGGCTCCATCGATGGATTCGGCAAAAAAGCGATATTCCAATCCCCTCTGTCGGGCGATCTCAAGGGCATCTCTTATCCTTTCGTCATCGGGCATAAATCCGAGAAGCCCGCCGATCAGCGCTTTATCAGTGCCGTGTCCCCAATATGTGGAGGCAAAACTGCCTCTTAAAAATATGTCGACTTTATTGACCTCTTCGTTCCATGCTCTTCTGGCAAGCCTGCCCAGCTTGGCCGCACCCGCCGTATGGCTCGAAGAAGGCCCAACCATTACAGGTCCTATTATGTCCAACAACGCCATATTTTTCACCTTCCGCTTAAATACTGTTCAACCCCTATTCCGTATTGTGAATTTTATCATAAAAATTAAAGAGCTAAAACCCTACCGGACCAACAACTACATCGAAGGCAAAGGACCGCACCAGGGCGGTCCTTTGCTAAACTTCAATATTTCCTGCCGTTAGGGAAAAATTCCATTCAAAGATCCATTAAAAGAGATGTTCAAAGGTCAGATATACCCTTCTTTCTGGGCCGATGTATCCTGAAGTGTCAATAATGTACTCTTCATCGAATATGTTGTAAGCAGCCAGAGTTATTTTATAGTTTTCCATATCGTAAGCCAAAATAGCATCGACAGTAACGAAATCATCATCGGCTCTATCATCGCCACTAAGATTGTCTTTCTCGCGTTTTCCGTAATAGTGGGCGCTCAAGCTGCCAAACCAGGGGCCGTTGTCGTAATTAAGCTCGCTGTAAAGCTCCAATTGAGGAGTGCCACCCTTCCTCCAAGGGTCACTTGAAGTTTGTTTTTCTTCCGCCTTTTGCCAGGTCATTCCATTAATCCAACTTAGGTTAGTGGTGAATGGTTTTTCGAGTTGCCCTTCGATGCCCCAGGAACGAAATTCTGCTAGGTTATTGTATCTTCCCCTGAAATTTTCAGAATCAATCGTTTCCCATTTAATTTTGTCGTCCATCTCCAGATAAAATAAGTTTATATTCCACTTGCTGACTGGGTCTTTAATCCCAAAATCGTAAGCCCAGCCTTTTTCTGGTAATAAATTAGGATTTGGATCGTGCCAAGAAGATTTTGAATATAACTGGTACAAACTTGGCATCGCAAAGGACCTGCCCGCGGTTAAATACCATAACTTTCCACTAGCATCCTGGCGATAAAATGAGATCTTGGGTGCGAACTCAGACTCGTCTTTACCGTTGTCGACATCCCAATTCTCATATCTCAAACCTATATCCATAAATGTGTCGCCCAACAAAAACGAAAATTGAACGAAGGGAGCAATGTTGTGCCGTTCGGCCTTGAAAGAATTATCGTAAATTACTAAATCATCAACCGACAGATCTTCAAAGCGATAGGCAACTCCCCAGGCAAGCGGGATATCTCCCATTGAAGTCCTTTGAGTAAACTCTAATCCCCAAATATCTCCGTCATAATTATTACTATCATCACTTCCTTTATACTTTCTGTCAATTAAATGAGCATAAGCTATTACTTCATTTTTTAGATCGGCATATTTCAGATAAAATCTTTTATAATCATCTTCATATCTATCAACTGCATCTTTATAAGGTTCCCATTTTGAATCGTATGAGCCGAAATCGGCGCCAAAACGCCAGTTCCCCCAAGAAAGTGCAATGCTCGCCGAATCTTCGTCATAGTCAAGCGCTTTATAAACTTCATCATTATAATACCTGATGGGCACTTCGCCTTCTTCTCTGTGATTGTAGCGAATCCCGACATCAAAGACGTCGCCTTTAATCCCTGCCGAGACGGAATACCTGCGCCAGTCGTTGCTGCCGCCTTCGGCTATGATTGACGTCTTGTACTTATCAGGCGTCTTGGTGATGATGTTAATTACACCCGCTGCAGCCATTGAACCGTAAAGTGCAGATCCGGCACCTTTTATAACTTCGACCCGTTCGACCGATTCCAAGGGGATGGACCTTAAGTCAACATTGAACATATCTGCTCCATAGCTTGCGTTGTAATATGGAACACCATCGACCAGTATTAATACTTCCGTTGCAACGCCCCTCATCCTCAACGAATCATCTTGTGCCCACGAATTTTTCCTTAAAGTGGATATGCCTGGGATCTTATCCAATACCTCGCTTAAAGTCTTAGCTCTGCTTCTTTCGATCTCCTCTGCTGTGATCACATATGTTGCCTGCGGAACCTCATCTAGCGACTCTGCCAACCTGCTTCCCGTGACAAGCTCCGGGGCAACCGTCACGGGGCCTTCCTGAGCCAAAACCTCCCCGCCTAAAAAAGACCACAGATAAAGAAAGCTTAAAAACATGATGACCTTTGAAAAACTCAATAACAACTTCATAGATCTACCCTCCAATCAACATATTAGTAATATAAAGCAAAAGGGGCAACCTGCCACGTAAGACAGGTTACCCCTTTTCCCTGCCAGATCACGCCACCGCATGATGCAAGCATCTCATCGTCTTCGGCCGGTCTTCTGGCTTCCCCTCATCCTACTATCGCGCCTTCCCACCAAAAGGCAGTGGCAATATGCGATTTCGTCAGGGTTACAGCGGCGGGGCCGCACCGGATTTTCACCGGTTTCCCGTCACCGAAACGATCGTGTTGTTCTTTTTTTCGTCTGCTATCTTACCCCTTGCCCCTATAAAAATCAACAGGGGTCCGGTTTTCGTTGCTGGTGCAGGCAAACAACATATTTCCGATTATATGTAGCTTATATATAGCCTCTCTCCTTCAAGAAGCTCCTGGCCACCTCGGCAACGTCCCTGCCCTCACCGTCTACCATGTAATTCAACTGCTGCATGTCCTCGTCGGTTATCGAATTGGCAAGCCTGTTAAGGACATCTCCTATCTGCGGATATCGATTTAAAACCTCTCCGTTGACAAGGGGCGCAGCAAAATAGGGCGGAAAGAATTTTTTGTCATCTTTCAATATCTTTAGCTTATGGGCCACAAGCAACCCATCGGTAGCAAAGGCGCTTATGACCTGAACCAGATCGTTGTCTATTGCCGAGTACATGAGACCCGGGTCCATGGCCTTTACTTCTTTGAAGGAATATCCGTAGGCCTTTATAAATCCCGGGTATCCGTCGGGGCGTTCGGCGAACTCCATGGTACACCCGAATACGAGCTCATCGGCCAATTTGCCGAGGTCGGAGAAAGTTTCAATGCCATTTTCCTTGGCGAACTCCTCCTTCACTGCCAAGGTATAGGTATTGTTGAATCCCCACGGTTCCAGCCATATCAAGTTCCATCTGTCCTCAAATTCTTTCTTTACGATTTCATACACTTCCTGAGGATCAGTCTTCGATTCCATCTGGAGTATATTGACCAATCCGGTCCCCGTGTATTCCACGTAAATATCTATACCGTTATTAGCGCTACCCCTCTTCAAGGCCTCAAAACAGACGTTGGTTCCCCCTAAATGCAGCTTTCTTTCGACTTTCAAATCGGTATGCGCCTCGATCAATTCAGCGACCATATGCCCCACTACCATTTGCTCGGTATAATTCTTGGAACCAACTACAACCTTCCCTGCTGACTCACCGGCTCCATAGCTCGTGCTGCTAAAAGAAAAAACTTGCGATATCGCAAAAAGGATCACAAAAATTGCAAGGGCCAACTTTCTCATATACATCTCCTCCTTTACCGTTTTACTTTTTTTACTTTTCTCCTAATTCCCTTAGGCGTTACTAATTTTTCTAAAATATTTAACAAAAAATCTATAACCAGAGTTAAAACCATCGCCGGAACTGCGCCGGCAATGATCATCCTGTTGTTGACCATCGAAATTCCTCGATAGATCAGCTGACCCAATCCTCCAGCCCCGACCAAAGCGGCTATCGTCGTAAGTCCTACCGCAGTGACGGCCGATATTCTAATACCTGCCATTATCACAGGCAAGGCCAACGGAAGCTGCACCATCTTCATCAGTTGCCAGTTCGTCATTCCCATGCCCCTGCCGGCTTCCAGAATGGCCCTATCCACATTTATCAATCCCGTGTAGGTGTTCTTTATTATAGGAAGGAGCGAATACAAGAAGATCATCACTATGGACGGCTTGGATCCTATCCCAAGTATGGGAATTAAAAAACCCAACAGCGCCAAACTCGGCAAAGCCTGCACAGCGTTGGCAATCCCGACGACTATGCCCGCAGCTTTCTCGAACCTCGTTATCGTTATACCCAGCGGAACGGCGACTAAAACGGCGAAAAAGACCGCGATGAACGTCAGATATAGGTGTTGGGTTGTCAATTCCAGAATTTGATCCTGTCTTTCAAGCATGAAACTGATATATTGACTGAAAATACTCATTCCCATCACGCCTTTTAAAAATATCTTTCGCTAAATATGTTTATCAACGAACTTCTCGTTATTAAACCTACCAAAATACCATTGTCATCCGTTACCGGGACAAAACCTATATTTTTTTCGGCCATAAGCTTAATTATATATGATAAAGATTCATTTGGACGAACAGAAATTACATCTTTGGTATATATTGCATCTAAATACTTCTTCTCGCCAAAATGTTCCCCAATATCTCCAGCAGTAACGATACCCAGAAGTTTGTCGCTTTCATCTACAACCAATATGCTGTTTACTGCATGGCTTTTCATTATCTCCACTGCCTGGGCAAGCGTCCTCCTGGGATGGGCCTTCACGGGATCTTTTATCATGACGTCTTCTGCGGTCATGAGATCAGGAGCGCGCATCAATCTCTTTTTTCCTATGAACTCTTCGACGAATCCGTGAGCCGGATTTTTCAACAAGACCTCCGGAGCATCGAATTGTAAAACTATGCCATCTCTCATTATGCATATCCGATCCCCTAATTTAAGAGCTTCGTCAATGTCATGTGTAACGAATACAATGGTTTTTTGAAGCTCCTGTTGCAGGTTGAACAGTTCCTCCTGGAGCTGTTCTCTGGTAATCGGGTCCAAGGCGCTAAAAGGCTCGTCCATTAGGATGATTTCAGGATCAGAAGCCAAAGCCCTCGCTACGCCAACGCGCTGTTGCTGCCCTCCCGAGAGTTCGCTGGGATATCTGTTCATATAGTCCCTGGGGGGCAATCCCACAAGCTCGAGCAGCTCTTCCACTCTTTTCATTCTTTTGTCCTTTGGCCATTTCTTCAAGTAGGGCACCAAGCCGACGTTTTCGGCAACGGTCATGTGAGGAAAGAGTCCTATCTGCTGTATCACATATCCGATATTCCTTCT
This genomic window contains:
- the sdaAB gene encoding L-serine ammonia-lyase, iron-sulfur-dependent subunit beta encodes the protein MALLDIIGPVMVGPSSSHTAGAAKLGRLARRAWNEEVNKVDIFLRGSFASTYWGHGTDKALIGGLLGFMPDDERIRDALEIARQRGLEYRFFAESIDGAHPNSVRFVIYKEDRAMELVGASLGGGVIELQEIDGFSISLSGDLAAIITFHRDQPGVVAAVAGVMAEKGLNIATMRLHRQGRGGKAAMVIEIDGELKENTKDEILNSHSALMRVIFIPSPESDVR
- a CDS encoding TonB-dependent receptor plug domain-containing protein codes for the protein MKLLLSFSKVIMFLSFLYLWSFLGGEVLAQEGPVTVAPELVTGSRLAESLDEVPQATYVITAEEIERSRAKTLSEVLDKIPGISTLRKNSWAQDDSLRMRGVATEVLILVDGVPYYNASYGADMFNVDLRSIPLESVERVEVIKGAGSALYGSMAAAGVINIITKTPDKYKTSIIAEGGSNDWRRYSVSAGIKGDVFDVGIRYNHREEGEVPIRYYNDEVYKALDYDEDSASIALSWGNWRFGADFGSYDSKWEPYKDAVDRYEDDYKRFYLKYADLKNEVIAYAHLIDRKYKGSDDSNNYDGDIWGLEFTQRTSMGDIPLAWGVAYRFEDLSVDDLVIYDNSFKAERHNIAPFVQFSFLLGDTFMDIGLRYENWDVDNGKDESEFAPKISFYRQDASGKLWYLTAGRSFAMPSLYQLYSKSSWHDPNPNLLPEKGWAYDFGIKDPVSKWNINLFYLEMDDKIKWETIDSENFRGRYNNLAEFRSWGIEGQLEKPFTTNLSWINGMTWQKAEEKQTSSDPWRKGGTPQLELYSELNYDNGPWFGSLSAHYYGKREKDNLSGDDRADDDFVTVDAILAYDMENYKITLAAYNIFDEEYIIDTSGYIGPERRVYLTFEHLF
- a CDS encoding glycine betaine ABC transporter substrate-binding protein, whose translation is MRKLALAIFVILFAISQVFSFSSTSYGAGESAGKVVVGSKNYTEQMVVGHMVAELIEAHTDLKVERKLHLGGTNVCFEALKRGSANNGIDIYVEYTGTGLVNILQMESKTDPQEVYEIVKKEFEDRWNLIWLEPWGFNNTYTLAVKEEFAKENGIETFSDLGKLADELVFGCTMEFAERPDGYPGFIKAYGYSFKEVKAMDPGLMYSAIDNDLVQVISAFATDGLLVAHKLKILKDDKKFFPPYFAAPLVNGEVLNRYPQIGDVLNRLANSITDEDMQQLNYMVDGEGRDVAEVARSFLKERGYI
- a CDS encoding ABC transporter permease, with the protein product MSIFSQYISFMLERQDQILELTTQHLYLTFIAVFFAVLVAVPLGITITRFEKAAGIVVGIANAVQALPSLALLGFLIPILGIGSKPSIVMIFLYSLLPIIKNTYTGLINVDRAILEAGRGMGMTNWQLMKMVQLPLALPVIMAGIRISAVTAVGLTTIAALVGAGGLGQLIYRGISMVNNRMIIAGAVPAMVLTLVIDFLLNILEKLVTPKGIRRKVKKVKR
- a CDS encoding ABC transporter ATP-binding protein, with protein sequence MIKFEKVTKKYGNTEVLKEIDLEMRKGEITILIGPSGCGKTTTLKMINRLIEPTSGKIFINGEDIGKLSPIELRRNIGYVIQQIGLFPHMTVAENVGLVPYLKKWPKDKRMKRVEELLELVGLPPRDYMNRYPSELSGGQQQRVGVARALASDPEIILMDEPFSALDPITREQLQEELFNLQQELQKTIVFVTHDIDEALKLGDRICIMRDGIVLQFDAPEVLLKNPAHGFVEEFIGKKRLMRAPDLMTAEDVMIKDPVKAHPRRTLAQAVEIMKSHAVNSILVVDESDKLLGIVTAGDIGEHFGEKKYLDAIYTKDVISVRPNESLSYIIKLMAEKNIGFVPVTDDNGILVGLITRSSLINIFSERYF